The Citrus sinensis cultivar Valencia sweet orange chromosome 4, DVS_A1.0, whole genome shotgun sequence DNA segment ATTGTGTTGTGGACCTTCACATGATCAATAACAACCACCTCtctattttcccttttttcgtTTATCTCTCACCACTCTTTGAATGTGACAGGGGAGAACCCAAGAACCCAAAATTTTGGTCAAGGGTTTGCCTGCGCAACAAGGCAAAGTTAGCTAAAGAAGCTAACACTGTCCGAGCTGTCTTTGAATCAGTTTTTCATTACTTTGATAAGGGTGACCTTTGGTCTGCTCAACATGGTGTTGCTCCTGCTGTCCTGCTGGACATGCAGCTACTGTTAGAGAAATTTGGCAttcaatttcatcaattttcttaGAAACTGTTACCTTTACTGCTTTTACAGTATTTCTGCTTAAGTTGGTAGTTCTTTTTACTTCATTTTgggttattattttaattcattttgcAGGGCAAAATTCTCACATTTTGTTGGCCATTCTAATCAAGCACCTTGATCACTagaatttacttaaaaatccCAATATGCAACTTGATATTGTTTATGTTGCCTAGCTCGACAGTCAAAGGTTTAACCATCAGTGGCTATAACTAGTGCATTTGGTGATATGCATACACTGTTGTTTTGATGATTCAAATCTGGGTGCTGAAGTAACCGATTGGAACAGAAAATATCGATCAGCAGTTGATGAATGCCTTGTCCAGTTATCAGTTAAGGTAATTTTCGTTCTCCTTGTTCATTATCAAATAGCTGTCTTTCGTacaatagttattttttaaaatatggcTTTAACTGCAATATCAAGGGTGCTAGACAAACTTTTTTGTTGGATAAGTGTTTCCTTCTATGGTTTTCTCTATTAGCAAACAAAACTGAATATCATAGCTCAGTCTATATGTCCAGTtgtataaattcaaaaatatacaTACAATAGCTGcatataaaagataatttttgcAACCTGATTCTCTGATGAGAAAAGGAATATTGATCTTTCTTTGAAAGAGAAGTGCAAAACTAAGAGTTCTATATAATGCAGATTGGAGATGCAAGTCCTGTCTCTGACATGATGGCTGTGATGTTAGAGAACGTATCAAGCATTACAGTTATGACCAGAATTTTGATTTCTGCTGTTTACCGTACTGCTCAAATTGTGGCATTTATACCAAATTTGACATACCAAAACAAGGCAAGATGgcattttaagtttttcactTATGATGtgatttcatttaatatttgcACAATTTGCCATCTCACATGTCCTCATTATGATACTCTGTAGGCTTTTCCCGAGGCATTATTTCATCAGCTACTCCAAGCCACGCTCTGTGCAGATCATGAGTCCAGAATCGCTGCACATAGCATATTTTCTGTTGTTCTTATCCCATCATCTGTTTGTCCCCATCCAAGAGCCACTGCTCCCTTCTCAAAAAAGGCTGCTGATCAAATCCAAAGGACTCTCTCCAGAAATTTATCTGtgttttcttctttggctGCACTCTTTGAGAAGTTGACAAAAGAGCATTTCTCCTCAGAAGAAAATCTCCCTCAAGAATTGAAAGACAAACCCGTTCatgatgaaaatgaatttgcAGAGTCCAATACTCCATCAATGCTGATCAGATTAAAATCAATAGTTTATAGTACAAAAAAGAACCCATCAACGGTATCTGCAGAAGAAGCTGCTGATGTTTCCATGCCAAGCAAACTGAACTCAACTCACAATCTATCTGCTCAGGGGAGGGGAGCTGGGCAGAAGGGTTTGAAGATGAATCGGAGTCCCAATGTTGATACTTTCTATCTCAACTTTTTAGCTTGAAAAGGCATTCATCAACTTTAACAGAAGATGAAGGAAATTCTAGAAGTATACCCCAAGAAACAGTATGTATTAATGTTTTATCATTCAAGATTTGTAAATTTGTGCTGCTTTGTCATCATTGGATGAGACCAATTTGCTTCTGATTTTAATATAGCAGATAAGTTCCCTTCGTTTGAGCAGTCACCAGATTCCCTCATGCTTTCATCCATTTGGGCACAATCCATCTGTCCTTTGAACACGCATCAAAATTATAAGGCAATTGCTCATACTTATAGCCTGGTATTGCTGTTTGCACGGAGCAAGGTATTGCTGCCAGTGTAGACAGATTATTGTTTTTCCTCGACTAATACTATACACTTGGAATGTATTGATGAATTCTTTTTCCTCTTATCATATTTAACTTTTGGGTTTGATAGTCCCTTTTGTAGGATCTACactttaaaagttaaatttggCATATTGATGAGGTCGTCccttttttccattttactTTCTTTCTCATAATTCACTGTGTCATGCAGAACTCTAGTAATGAGAATCTGTTTCCAAGTTTTCAGTTGGCATTATCCTCAAGGACCTTTTCACTTGCAGAAGGAGCTAGGCCTTAAGTATGAAACTCTTTACAAATAATTGTCTTTACTGTACATTTCTTGAGTTGCCAAAAGATTTTGTGGCTATATTGTGGCCATACTGCATGATTCTCAAATTGCATTACAGAATTGTCTTCCATTCACAGTTCACATCGCcatgaaatttggaaattctAGCAAAGTCTGCAAGCTGTCTTGCTTTCATAGGCAAGGTTGATAGATTTAGTAATGAGGATCTTAATATAGTGCTTAAGCtgaaaagttgttgtttcatcTACCATGAATAATTTAATCTGACATTTGTCTCAAAGCTGTGCAACTTTCTAGTTGACGAAGCTTCACTTCTTGGCAGCGCCACTGCAACCATCACGGTGGAGATCCCTCCCTTACTTTATCCATGTGTATGATTATCCTCTCTTCAAAAACATACAACATCCCCGCTCCTGTTCTTTCTGTGAAAACTTCACTAGTAGATAAAACGGTAGGTGATAAACGATGTTAGACCTTGTTTgctttagtttatttttcagaaaaagcACCATGAAGGTTTAGTAATGCACAAGGTTTAATTCTGAATCAAAGAAAATGTATCAGGTCGGTCCATTTTACAATTGATTGGTGATTCCAATTTACAGGCTGATAAGCCTGTGGTGGTCTAGTGGATCATGTTAGAACTGTTTATGGTCAAACGAAGACAATGAAGATGCTTTGAAGTACCTATCAGCAATAGAAAGGACAGAGAGCCAATCTAAAGAATCAATTGCTACCTTGATAGTGAAATTTGTTGCGAGATCATCAGATGTGACCTTCATTTTCGTTATCTTACTTCAATGCTGTAGTTTGGCTTCCAGTGGGACAACAATAGTGACTTTTGAGATCCTTTTGCAGGAAGATTCATCTGGTATAAAACAGCAGTTGCTTAAAGAGTTCACGCCTTCTGATGGGTTCCTATCGGCAGCTCAGTTATTCACAGAATCTTGTCATGGAGTGACTACCTTCtctgctttttccttttttcccaTTCGTTTTCTTCATTAAACTTCACCCACTACATAACATTATAAATGTGCAGTTTTGAGCCTTCATTAATCACAACGGACAACGATGTTTCACCCATTGCATTTGGAAATCAAACAGATCCTTTTACATTGGCGGAGGAAACTCCAAATCTCCTAGGCGTTGATGAGCTTTTAGATTCTGTAAGTTAGCCTTGTCATCGGTAAATTGCCattgtcttttttgaaatagGGTCATTCTATTCTCATGGACAAATGCAAGAATGACCATTGGCATCGTTACTTCAACTGAATCAATTCTGACAAACAAGATCGTATATGCAGGTTTCAAATAAGACGCCTCAAGTGGGAAGGTCATCAGTCTCAACCCCAAGTAACATGCCATATAACGAAATGGCGGGCAACTGTGAGGCTCTTCTGATGGGAAAGCATCAGAAGATGTCTGTTTCCATGAGTTCCCAGGCCTACCAGAGTTCAGTTTCCATTTCT contains these protein-coding regions:
- the LOC102612183 gene encoding protein SEMI-ROLLED LEAF 2-like isoform X1, with translation MMAVMLENVSSITVMTRILISAVYRTAQIVAFIPNLTYQNKAFPEALFHQLLQATLCADHESRIAAHSIFSVVLIPSSVCPHPRATAPFSKKAADQIQRTLSRNLSVFSSLAALFEKLTKEHFSSEENLPQELKDKPVHDENEFAESNTPSMLIRLKSIVYSTKKNPSTVSAEEAADVSMPSKLNSTHNLSAQGRGAGQKGLKMNRSPNVDTFYLNFLA
- the LOC102609214 gene encoding uncharacterized protein LOC102609214, translated to MGSYRQLSYSQNLVMDFEPSLITTDNDVSPIAFGNQTDPFTLAEETPNLLGVDELLDSVSNKTPQVGRSSVSTPSNMPYNEMAGNCEALLMGKHQKMSVSMSSQAYQSSVSISAPDYMNATYNRTPSSPNEPVSFQGGNELSNEDNGAVLQIQSANSHSMPLPTDHQQQPHFFRLPPSNPYDHFLKAAGC